The Rugosibacter aromaticivorans region GAAGGAGGCCATGATGCGAGGTAATTGGGCCGAAGTATCCCGACTCGCCAAATCCAGCGCCCCCGTTCGCCCTGAGCCTGTCGAAGGGCAGTCGCCAGCGTCCGTTCATCCTTCGACAAGCTCAGGACGAACGGAAGAAGAGGTGTCGCGATGAAGGCAGGGTGGCAACTTAAGGCCATTGGCGATGTCTGCGATGTCGTCAACGGCGGCACGCCCAAGACCGGCGTCAAAGGATACTGGGATGGGCCGCATCAATGGATTACGCCCGCCGAAATGGGCAAGCGGGCTACGCCTTACATCGACCAAACGGAACGAACGATCACCGATGCAGGAATGCAGAACAGTTCCGCGAGACTCCTGCCGCAACAGTCAGTAATTCTTTCCTCTCGTGCCCCGATTGGACACTTGGTCATCAACACCATGCCGATGGCGACCAATCAAGGTTGCAAAGGCTTGGTGCCGCGCAATGGACTCGATAACAAGTATCTGTACTACTACTTGGCGAGCATCGTTCCCTTACTGAATGACCTCGGCACCGGTGCGACATTCAAGGAGCTATCCGGTGGAAAGCTAAAAGAGGTTCCTGTTCCTGTCGCGCCCCTCCCCGAACAACACCGCATCGTCGCCATCCTCGACGAAGCCTTCGACGGCATCGCTGTCGCCCGCGCCAACGCCGAAAAGAACCTCCAGAACGCCCGCGCCTTGTTTGAAAGCGTTCTTGATTCCGTGCAAGGTGAAAACGCTCCGCTTGGCAATTACGTCACCATCAAGACAGGCAAGCTCGACGCCAATGCCGCGACAGAAAATGGTACATACCCTTTTTTCACATGCGCTAAAGAAGTCTACGCAATCGATAATTACGCATTCGATTGTGAAGCCATCCTATTAGCCGGCAACAACGCCGTCGGTGACTTTAACGTCAAGCACTACAAGGGCAAGTTCAACGCCTACCAGCGAACTTATGTGATCACGGTAGCTGACGAGAATCGATTGTCGTATCGCTTCTTGTATTTTCAGATGCTCAAGAGCTTGCGGCAATTCAAAGAACAATCTGTCGGTGCGGGAACGAAATTTCTCAAGCTAGGCATGATCAAGGAACTGGAAATCTCGTTGCCGCCCATTGCAAAGCAGATCGAATCTGGTTCGATGTTGGACTCAATGCTTGACGAAACCCAACGCCTCGAATCCCTCTACCAGCAAAAGCTGACCGCCCTCGACGAGCTGAAAAAATCCCTCTTGTACCAAGCATTCTCCGAGGCGTTATAACGCCTTGATCCCGACAGGGAAAAATACGCCGCATAGATATAATGCCTTGATATGGAACGCATACAGTCGATCAATCCTGAGCGCATTAGCTGGTGTTGTGCCGATCGCGGCATCACGCTGGAAGACTTTGCGTCCGAAGTAGGCATTGCTGCGGCCAACATCAACAAGGTGATGGCCGGTGAAGCGGGCATTACGTTTAACCAGCTACGCAAAATTGCGGAGTATTTCGGCCGGGGTGTCCTGTTCTTTCTTGAACCCGGCCCGGTGGATGAGGCTCAAGTGCATACGCCTCAATTTCGCACGCTGGCTAACCAAAAACCAGAACTTTCCCCGCGCTTCAAGGCATTGATCGAGCGAGTCGAAAAGCAACGCGCTGTGTACCTGAGCCTGCGTGAAGAGCTGGATGATGCGGATACGCCCCGCTTCAGTCCGCCTGATCTTGCCGGGTTAAGCTCGCAAACGGCGGCAGGTGCTGTACGCCAGTGGCTGGGGCTGGCTGAGCGGAACGACTTTGAGAGTTACCGTCGTGCATTGGAAGCCAAGGGGCTGTTGGTGTTTCGCAGCAATGGTTACAACGGCAAATGGCAGATTGCCAAGGAAAGCCCGATTCTTGGCTTTTCTTTATATGACCCGGAATGTCCTGTGATTGTTATCAAGAAGCAGGCGTGGGAACCCCAACAGTCTTTTACCCTGATGCACGAGCTGGGGCATTTGCTGCTGCATAAAACCAGTTCCATTGATGATAACCACGACTTGCATTCCCATGAAGGTCGCGAGCAGGAGGCCAATGCTTTCGCCGGCCATCTGCTGGTGCCGCAAGCTTTTCTAACCAACATCCGCGACGCCGATAGGCCGCATGAGGTTGATCAATTCGACGAATGGTTGCGTGAGCAGCGCAAGGCTTGGGGTGTCAGCGGCGAGGTGATCTTGCGCCGCCTGCTGGATGTAGGCCGTCTGCCCCGTAACCAGTACGCCGCTTACCGCGAATGGCGACAGGAGGCAGTGGTGGCCGAAGATGGTGGCGGGAGCCGTGCCTATCGCCACCGGGAACCCACGCATGTATTCGGCGACACTTTTGTGCGCACGGTGCTGGATGCGCTGAGCGCCCGCCACATCACGCTGACCAAGGCCAGCAGTTACCTCGACAACCTGACGATCAAAGACCTGCATTCTCTGGAGCGACACTATGCAGGTGTTTGATGCGTCATCCATGATTTACGCGTGGGATAACTATCCTTTGCAGCAATTTCCTGGCTTGTGGGATTGGATGGCGAATCAGATCAATAAACAATTCCTCGTGATGCCCAGCGTGGCCTTTGATGAGGTAGCCCACAAAGCACCCGAATGTGGCAAGTGGTTAAGAAATAATAATCTTGAGTTACTTGAAATTAACAACGCGATTATTCATGATGCAATGCGCATCAAAAACCTGCTGGGCATTGTCGGCGACAAATACGGTAGTGGTGTTGGTGAGAATGACTTGTTCATTATTGCAACAGCGCGGACGCATAAGGCTGAGGTAGTGACGGATGAAAAGTGGCAACCCGCGCTGCCGAAAAAGCTTGAGAACTGCAAAATTCCAGCAGTTTGCGATATGAAGGGAGTCGCCGTGCCCTGGATCAAGTTCATTGATTACATCAAGCGGTCTGAGGCAGTATTCCGGTAGTTTTGCTCGATGTCTCGAGTCGGAGATGACCCGCTATGCCCGATACCTGCCCAACTGGGCTTGAAAGTGCTTTATCGCAAACCCGATATCACTATGGACGAAGCTTGAACGTAACACCTCGAATCCCTCTACCAGCAAAAGCTGACCGCCCTGGACGACCTGAAAAATCCCTTCTGCCCCAGTCAGCGAAAGACCCCGATGATCTCACCGAGGCCATGACGCCGGCCGGGAACCCCCAACCCACTTGGGCATGGATTATAGAGGCTTCGCCAGCATCGCCGTCCCG contains the following coding sequences:
- a CDS encoding restriction endonuclease subunit S, producing MKAGWQLKAIGDVCDVVNGGTPKTGVKGYWDGPHQWITPAEMGKRATPYIDQTERTITDAGMQNSSARLLPQQSVILSSRAPIGHLVINTMPMATNQGCKGLVPRNGLDNKYLYYYLASIVPLLNDLGTGATFKELSGGKLKEVPVPVAPLPEQHRIVAILDEAFDGIAVARANAEKNLQNARALFESVLDSVQGENAPLGNYVTIKTGKLDANAATENGTYPFFTCAKEVYAIDNYAFDCEAILLAGNNAVGDFNVKHYKGKFNAYQRTYVITVADENRLSYRFLYFQMLKSLRQFKEQSVGAGTKFLKLGMIKELEISLPPIAKQIESGSMLDSMLDETQRLESLYQQKLTALDELKKSLLYQAFSEAL
- a CDS encoding DUF4411 family protein, encoding MQVFDASSMIYAWDNYPLQQFPGLWDWMANQINKQFLVMPSVAFDEVAHKAPECGKWLRNNNLELLEINNAIIHDAMRIKNLLGIVGDKYGSGVGENDLFIIATARTHKAEVVTDEKWQPALPKKLENCKIPAVCDMKGVAVPWIKFIDYIKRSEAVFR
- a CDS encoding helix-turn-helix domain-containing protein, whose amino-acid sequence is MERIQSINPERISWCCADRGITLEDFASEVGIAAANINKVMAGEAGITFNQLRKIAEYFGRGVLFFLEPGPVDEAQVHTPQFRTLANQKPELSPRFKALIERVEKQRAVYLSLREELDDADTPRFSPPDLAGLSSQTAAGAVRQWLGLAERNDFESYRRALEAKGLLVFRSNGYNGKWQIAKESPILGFSLYDPECPVIVIKKQAWEPQQSFTLMHELGHLLLHKTSSIDDNHDLHSHEGREQEANAFAGHLLVPQAFLTNIRDADRPHEVDQFDEWLREQRKAWGVSGEVILRRLLDVGRLPRNQYAAYREWRQEAVVAEDGGGSRAYRHREPTHVFGDTFVRTVLDALSARHITLTKASSYLDNLTIKDLHSLERHYAGV